A single region of the Gossypium arboreum isolate Shixiya-1 chromosome 12, ASM2569848v2, whole genome shotgun sequence genome encodes:
- the LOC108477291 gene encoding protein root UVB sensitive 3 isoform X1 encodes MEASKMTKHPLIIEEWNGSSSTKLFKTATITFSPSLQIQRSVNGFNHVWRRFLDAFVPEGFPGSVTPDYVPFQVWDSLQGLSTYIRTMLSTQALLSAIGVGEKSATIIGATFQWFLRDLTGMLGGILFTLYQGSNLDSNAKMWRLVADLMNDLGMLMDLLSPLFPSAFIFIVCLGSLSRSFTGVASGATRAALTQHFALQNNAADIAAKEGSQETMATMIGMALGMLLARITTENPVAIWFSFLSLTMFHMYAVRCLSLDSLNFERSSILLQHFIESGQVLSPKEVSAMEHVLPLWTTLRLSKSAKPLHTNVKLGLRVSTLDHSEMANFLTSAGSFYNEAKYLLVERKGTVSVVVHKDSTAEDILKSYIHALVVVNLTVGQKSLHLECQSWMDKHYESFVQKLKLAGWKAGRLLSHSIIWKAHWSLGEKTD; translated from the exons ATGGAAGCTTCAAAGATGACAAAGCACCCTCTCATTATTGAAGAATGGAATGGATCTTCTTCTACCAAGCTTTTCAAAACCGCCACTATCACTTTCTCCCCTTCTCTACAAATCCAAAG ATCAGTTAATGGTTTCAACCATGTTTGGAGACGATTCCTCGATGCCTTCGTCCCCGAG GGTTTCCCAGGCAGTGTGACTCCAGATTATGTCCCTTTTCAAGTATGGGACTCTTTGCAG GGACTTTCAACATATATAAGAACAATGCTTTCTACACAA GCTCTTTTGAGTGCTATTGGAGTTGGTGAGAAATCCGCAACTATTATAGGTGCAACTTTTCAG TGGTTCTTGAGAGATCTAACAGGAATGCTTGGAGGCATATTATTCACACTTTATCAG GGATCAAATCTTGATAGCAATGCAAAAATGTGGCGTTTGGTCGCAGATCTCATGAATGATTTAG GAATGTTGATGGATCTTCTTTCCCCTTTGTTCCCTTCAGCTTTTATTTTCATTGTTTGCTTAGGGAGCTTGTCAAGATCATTCA CCGGTGTTGCCAGTGGAGCCACCAGAGCTGCTCTGACACAGCATTTCGCCCTCCAAAATAATGCTGCGGATATAGCTGCCAAG GAAGGAAGCCAAGAGACAATGGCAACAATGATTGGCATGGCATTGGGAATGCTTCTTGCTCGCATTACTACTGAAAACCCAGTCGCTatttggttttcttttctctctctgaCAATGTTCCATATGTATG CTGTCAGGTGCCTCAGTTTAGACTCACTGAACTTTGAGAGGAGTTCGATTCTTCTACAACATTTCATAGAATCTGGCCAAG TTCTCTCTCCTAAAGAGGTTTCAGCCATGGAGCATGTTTTGCCCTTATGGACCACTTTAAGGTTGTCAAAGAGTGCTAAGCCCCTACACACCAATGTAAAACTAGGCTTAAGGGTCTCCACTCTTGATCACTCTGAAAT GGCCAACTTTCTGACTTCAGCTGGATCATTTTACAATGAAG CAAAGTATTTACTAGTGGAGAGAAAGGGAACGGTCAGCGTTGTCGTGCACAAAGATTCGACAGCTGAAGATATCTTGAAGTCGTATATTCACGCACTTGTTGTGGTCAATCTTACGGTTGGACAAAAATCTCTACATTTGGAGTGCCAATCATGGATGGATAAGCACTATGAAAGCTTTGTTCAGAAG CTAAAGTTAGCAGGGTGGAAAGCTGGAAGGCTTCTCTCTCACTCAATCATATGGAAAGCACACTGGTCATTGGGTGAAAAAACTGACTAA
- the LOC128285495 gene encoding protein MAIN-LIKE 1-like → MASLIRKDPHISNTVNNMDSYHALSGWVNGLGYSPDVQLMPYLESAGFGSAVLTRTFDLHYEISALVESWRPETHTFHLLYGECTVTLEDVALHFGLPITGRASPGDDESNFSDLKFTWLKAKFEHLSVNATEEELMCAARAYIMQIIGGVLMPNANNNKVHLQYLPLLADLRNVCSYSWGSAVLAMLYHELYRTTKPDAIDIGGCLVLLQS, encoded by the exons ATGGCTTCATTGATTAGGAAAGATCCTCACATATCTAACACAGTCAATAATATG GACTCGTACCACGCATTAAGTGGCTGGGTGAATGGTTTAGGATATTCCCCGGATGTACAACTGATGCCCTACTTGGAGTCAGCTGGATTCGGGTCAGCAGTTTTGACCCGGACGTTTGATTTGCATTACGAAATATCTGCATTGGTCGAGAGTTGGCGCCCGGAGACCCACACTTTTCATTTGTTGTATGGGGAGTGCACTGTCACTCTGGAGGATGTTGCATTGCACTTTGGGCTCCCAATCACCGGAA GAGCCTCGCctggtgatgatgagtctaattttTCAGATTTGAAATTTACATGGCTAAAAGCAAAATTTGAGCATTTATCAGTTAATGCCACTGAAGAAGAGTTGATGTGCGCAGCTCGAGCATACATTATGCAAATTATAGGGGGTGTACTGATGCCCAATGCGAACAACAACAAGGTTCATCTCCAGTATTTACCTCTATTAGCTGATTTACGTAATGTTTGCTCGTATAGTTGGGGTTCCGCAGTTCTGGCTATGTTGTATCATGAGCTTTATCGGACGACAAAGCCTGATGCCATAGACATAGGTGGATGCCTTGTATTGTTGCAGTCATAG
- the LOC108477291 gene encoding protein root UVB sensitive 3 isoform X2, translating into MEASKMTKHPLIIEEWNGSSSTKLFKTATITFSPSLQIQRSVNGFNHVWRRFLDAFVPEGFPGSVTPDYVPFQVWDSLQGLSTYIRTMLSTQALLSAIGVGEKSATIIGATFQWFLRDLTGMLGGILFTLYQGSNLDSNAKMWRLVADLMNDLGMLMDLLSPLFPSAFIFIVCLGSLSRSFTGVASGATRAALTQHFALQNNAADIAAKEGSQETMATMIGMALGMLLARITTENPVAIWFSFLSLTMFHMYANYKAVRCLSLDSLNFERSSILLQHFIESGQVLSPKEVSAMEHVLPLWTTLRLSKSAKPLHTNVKLGLRVSTLDHSEMANFLTSAGSFYNEAKYLLVERKGTVSVVVHKDSTAEDILKSYIHALVVVNLTVGQKSLHLECQSWMDKHYESFVQKLKLAGWKAGRLLSHSIIWKAHWSLGEKTD; encoded by the exons ATGGAAGCTTCAAAGATGACAAAGCACCCTCTCATTATTGAAGAATGGAATGGATCTTCTTCTACCAAGCTTTTCAAAACCGCCACTATCACTTTCTCCCCTTCTCTACAAATCCAAAG ATCAGTTAATGGTTTCAACCATGTTTGGAGACGATTCCTCGATGCCTTCGTCCCCGAG GGTTTCCCAGGCAGTGTGACTCCAGATTATGTCCCTTTTCAAGTATGGGACTCTTTGCAG GGACTTTCAACATATATAAGAACAATGCTTTCTACACAA GCTCTTTTGAGTGCTATTGGAGTTGGTGAGAAATCCGCAACTATTATAGGTGCAACTTTTCAG TGGTTCTTGAGAGATCTAACAGGAATGCTTGGAGGCATATTATTCACACTTTATCAG GGATCAAATCTTGATAGCAATGCAAAAATGTGGCGTTTGGTCGCAGATCTCATGAATGATTTAG GAATGTTGATGGATCTTCTTTCCCCTTTGTTCCCTTCAGCTTTTATTTTCATTGTTTGCTTAGGGAGCTTGTCAAGATCATTCA CCGGTGTTGCCAGTGGAGCCACCAGAGCTGCTCTGACACAGCATTTCGCCCTCCAAAATAATGCTGCGGATATAGCTGCCAAG GAAGGAAGCCAAGAGACAATGGCAACAATGATTGGCATGGCATTGGGAATGCTTCTTGCTCGCATTACTACTGAAAACCCAGTCGCTatttggttttcttttctctctctgaCAATGTTCCATATGTATG CAAATTACAAAGCTGTCAGGTGCCTCAGTTTAGACTCACTGAACTTTGAGAGGAGTTCGATTCTTCTACAACATTTCATAGAATCTGGCCAAG TTCTCTCTCCTAAAGAGGTTTCAGCCATGGAGCATGTTTTGCCCTTATGGACCACTTTAAGGTTGTCAAAGAGTGCTAAGCCCCTACACACCAATGTAAAACTAGGCTTAAGGGTCTCCACTCTTGATCACTCTGAAAT GGCCAACTTTCTGACTTCAGCTGGATCATTTTACAATGAAG CAAAGTATTTACTAGTGGAGAGAAAGGGAACGGTCAGCGTTGTCGTGCACAAAGATTCGACAGCTGAAGATATCTTGAAGTCGTATATTCACGCACTTGTTGTGGTCAATCTTACGGTTGGACAAAAATCTCTACATTTGGAGTGCCAATCATGGATGGATAAGCACTATGAAAGCTTTGTTCAGAAG CTAAAGTTAGCAGGGTGGAAAGCTGGAAGGCTTCTCTCTCACTCAATCATATGGAAAGCACACTGGTCATTGGGTGAAAAAACTGACTAA